CCCTTGGCTCCTGCCTCCATTATCCTTCGCAACATCATCTGTCCGACTCTTCTAACGTTTATGCCTCGCTCAATAGCGAAGGCTATTCTTTTGGCCATTATGGGGGCGCAAAGCTCTGGATTTTTTATCTCAAGGACTTCTATCTGAGGTCTCTCAATTTTGAATCTTTTTTCCAATTCCTCTTCCAGTTGATGTATTTTTCCTCCTTTTTTTCCGATCACCATTCCCGGTCTTTCAACATAAAGAGCAACTCTCGTCCCAGTTGGAAGCCTTCTGATATCTACGCCAGCATATCCTGCTCTTCCGAGTGTTTTCTCCAAGAACGTCTCAAGCTCGACTTTTTTGATTCCCATTTCAACGAATTTATCTTTTACGGCCATTCAGCTCTCCTCCTTCAAGATTATTTCTACGTTGGTTAACGGTCTATTCGCTGGCGTAGCTCTTCCAAATGCTCTTGGCATTATTCCAGGAATGACAATCCCTTTATATGCGCTGGCATGCGCGATCACGAGCTTTTCCTCGTCCATCCCCTTGTATTTAGCGTTTTCTTCCGCATTCTTCAAGATTTTCAGAATTTCGGTAGCAGCTTTAACCGGATATGCTCCCGGACCGATTCCGGTCTTGTGAGCTAACTTCTTTTTATGTGTACGATATGGAACAGGTCTTTTCTTTTTCTTTACCTCTTCCAGAAATTTTTTGGCTTCGCTTAGTTTCATCCCACGGATTGCCCGACATATTTCGACAGCGTCCTTTGGAGAAATTCTCAATTCTCTACCATAAGCCTTTGCACAAGGTTCGGGTATCTCTCTAGAATAGCCAAACTTTGGCATCGCAATCACTTCAGTGGTATGAACATCGAGCTTCTAGTGGCTCCTATACCAGGTGCCCCATGTACAACTCTTTTTCTTGTCTGAACAAACTCGCCCAATCTGTGGCCAATCATCTCAGGAACTATTTCAATTGTCACAAACTCCTTCCCGTTGTGAACTGCAAACTTCATACCAACCATTTCTGGAAGTATTATCATGTCTCTCAAGTGTGTGCGTATTGGCTTCTGAATATTGTTTTCTTTCCATTTTCTGATCTTTTCAAGAAGTTTTTTGTGTCTTGGTGAAAACCCCCTCATGATTGTTCTTCTCTGTCTAGCTGGAAGTAATTTGGCGAACTCGATTAAAGACATTTTCTGAAGCTGGTCAAGGGTATATCCTCTATAAGTGTACTTCTTCATCTACATCACCTCTTACCAGTTCTCCTAGCAGCAATCAGTCCAACCTTCTGTCCCGGCGGCGCACCTCTTCTGATGGTTTTTGGTCTACCCGCATGTCTCCCTCTACCGCCCCCAAAAGGATGATCGACCACGTTCATCGCCACTCCTTTGACTCTTGGATACGGCTTGCCCTTTGCCAACATCAGATGATATTTCTTTCCAGCCTTTAGAAAAGGTTTTTCGTCTCTTCCTCCTCCAGCTACTACACCTATAGTTGCTCTACATCTTGGATCCAGCTCCTTGAGTTCTCCAGAAGGTAGCTGCACTATTGCTTTTCCTACATCATGCGAAACCAAGATCGCGTATGTGCCTCCCGCTCTCGCCAGTTTTCCACCATCGCCCGGCTTAAGCTCCACATTATGGATGAGGGTTCCCTCCGGAATTTCCGCGAGTGGCAAAGTGTTTCCAGGTTTTATGGGTGCCGAAGGCGAAGCCATTATTTTGTCTCCTACCTTTATACCCTCAGGAGCGAGAACGAGTCTCTCCTGTCCATCTTTATATCTTATCCTTGCAACTGGAGCGCTCCTTCCCGGATCATGAATGATGTCGACTACCACAGCCTCTCCATCTCTAAGTGGCGGAAGTTTTATCTCTCCAACTCTCCGCCAAGATTTCGCCCGATAAGTTGGGGATCCCTTTCCTATTCGCTGAGCTCTGATTATCTTTCCCATCATATCACCTCCAGTTTGGTGGCCAGATCCATTGCGGAATAC
This region of Candidatus Hadarchaeales archaeon genomic DNA includes:
- a CDS encoding 30S ribosomal protein S3 → MAVKDKFVEMGIKKVELETFLEKTLGRAGYAGVDIRRLPTGTRVALYVERPGMVIGKKGGKIHQLEEELEKRFKIERPQIEVLEIKNPELCAPIMAKRIAFAIERGINVRRVGQMMLRRIMEAGAKGAEIVIAGKIAGERKKRVRFYQGYLVKTGDLAQKYVSYGYAQALTKPGTIGVKVWILPPDAPILDKIWIEGPKVVEEVDVSESEGNKSDERGGNEGET
- a CDS encoding 50S ribosomal protein L22 yields the protein MPKFGYSREIPEPCAKAYGRELRISPKDAVEICRAIRGMKLSEAKKFLEEVKKKKRPVPYRTHKKKLAHKTGIGPGAYPVKAATEILKILKNAEENAKYKGMDEEKLVIAHASAYKGIVIPGIMPRAFGRATPANRPLTNVEIILKEES
- a CDS encoding 30S ribosomal protein S19 → MKKYTYRGYTLDQLQKMSLIEFAKLLPARQRRTIMRGFSPRHKKLLEKIRKWKENNIQKPIRTHLRDMIILPEMVGMKFAVHNGKEFVTIEIVPEMIGHRLGEFVQTRKRVVHGAPGIGATRSSMFIPLK
- a CDS encoding 50S ribosomal protein L2, translated to MMGKIIRAQRIGKGSPTYRAKSWRRVGEIKLPPLRDGEAVVVDIIHDPGRSAPVARIRYKDGQERLVLAPEGIKVGDKIMASPSAPIKPGNTLPLAEIPEGTLIHNVELKPGDGGKLARAGGTYAILVSHDVGKAIVQLPSGELKELDPRCRATIGVVAGGGRDEKPFLKAGKKYHLMLAKGKPYPRVKGVAMNVVDHPFGGGRGRHAGRPKTIRRGAPPGQKVGLIAARRTGKR